In a genomic window of Lycium ferocissimum isolate CSIRO_LF1 chromosome 9, AGI_CSIRO_Lferr_CH_V1, whole genome shotgun sequence:
- the LOC132031104 gene encoding uncharacterized protein LOC132031104 — protein MLAQVQLLFMVVFLEMALILLFLFRTPLRKLIIMTLDRVKRGRGPLIVKSVAATVLVIMIYTVYSIRELQSRPTDSVNPTDQILLAHQILEAALMGFSLFLGLMIDRLHHYIRELRLLRKTMEAVKKQDRTLDNGKNGEASTLRDEISSLRNKVQQLESESEAKEKEVQSQKANSDALKGQSEKLLLEYDRLLEENQNLRSQLQSVDQSVSHSDNKKNT, from the exons atgttAGCTCAAGTGCAACTTCTATTCATGGTGGTGTTCTTAGAAATGGCATTAATTTTGCTGTTTCTTTTTAGAACACCTTTGAGGAAACTTATAATCATGACCCTTGATCGAGTCAAACGAGGACGTGGACCGTTGATTGTTAAATCTGTAGCTGCCACTGTTcttgtgattatgatttataCTGTTTACTCTATTAGGGAATTGCAGTCTAGGCCTACTGATTCTGTTAATCCAACTGATCAAATCCTTCTTGCACATCAGATTCTTGAAGCTGCTCTTATGG GATTTTCTCTATTTCTTGGACTGATGATAGACAGGCTACACCATTACATAAGGGAGCTTCGTCTACTGAGGAAGACCATGGAGGCTGTGAAGAAGCAGGATCGCACATTGGACAATGGTAAGAACGGCGAGGCCAGTACATTGAGAGATGAGATCTCCTCCTTGAGGAACAAGGTACAGCAGCTGGAATCGGAATCCGAGGCAAAAGAAAAGGAGGTGCAATCTCAGAAAGCAAATTCTGATGCTCTTAAAGGTCAGTCTGAAAAATTGCTGCTCGAGTACGATCGGTTGCTGGAAGAGAATCAGAATCTTCGGAGCCAATTGCAATCAGTTGATCAAAGTGTGTCACATTCTGATAACAAAAAGAACACATAG